In the genome of Brachypodium distachyon strain Bd21 chromosome 3, Brachypodium_distachyon_v3.0, whole genome shotgun sequence, the window CTTGACGCCCTCGGACGGGGTGCAGAAGGGGAGGCTGTAGTAGCTGAACGGGATCTCGGTGTCGATGGAGGTGAGCGAGTTCACCTTGACGTTCAGGCTATCCCCCGGGTTGTACTTGTGCGGGTAGCTCCCCGGGAGGTAGAAGGCGTGTGCGACTGGCGCGGACATGAGgacggccaccgccgccgcgacaaggaagaagaggcgggccatggcgccgccgctggatcTGGATCGGCGGCTTCGACCAGCGGATCTGGAGCGGGGGAGCGGGAAACGGGCGGTGCTCCGGCGAGACCCGCCTCGCCGGAGACGGGGTGAAGGGGAGTgtcggtggaggaggagcagatctgggggcggcggcgaggaatgAAGAGGGGAGCGGCGAGACGAGGCGAGGGGATGGTTTGGTTTATACGGCGTGGGCGTGACGCGGTGTTGCTTGGCGGATCTGTGGGCGTGTCGGTGTCGGTGCCTGCAGCGcttgctctctctcccttccctTCGTCGATCTCGCggttttttcctcttcttgctAACCGGATCGAGCATCGAGGGTTTTGGTTTTGGGTGTACAAATCAGCAGGCACTCTGAAACCAGATTCAGACAAGTTTTACCAGAATTAtcaagtgttttttttcctccgtTGCCGTCACACCAGGGCCGGTTGGTTTCCAACAATTCTTGCACGGATTGACAGGGATTAGGACAAAATTAAACGAAAAGTGCACGGTTTCATGTCAATCCTCATCGGGAAGGGCATAACCGAACTAGTTCTTAAGATGTGGTGGATGTGGTCGAGATGGTTACCTTCAAGAAAAGCTCGATTTATTAACATCAATGATCATGCCATATACAAGCATGAATATAATGTTTTGGGGTTTGAAATTGGGCTCACGAAGATAAACAAAGGAAGTGCGAGGTTAATGATAATTTCCTTAATAGTAGTATTACTATAAGGTCACGTGACTGCCATTTTTGACctgcgttttttttttgtttaaaccTGTTCTTTCAAGTTTTTAGCTTTTGTATTTtatgaatttttatttttatgttttgatttctggctttttatttttagcttttccctatttatttttagcctttatttttaatttgcaaaaaaaagtaaagaaaaGACTCACCGTTGAGCGTCGGACGTGCCCGCGAGCCGCTGCGGCAACGGGTAACAATGGGGCTGCTCAATCCGGCCTCCTGATGGAATCCGACAGCCGCGCGGGGAGGAGCGGCGGAAAGCGGGGCCGCCAGATCCAGCCATGGGAGGGCTTGCTTCGCCCGGATCCAGGCCATTGCTAAGTCGGTGACGCGGATCCGGCCAGGCTCGCGGCTGAGCTTGAGAACGGCGGCGAAAACAAGCAGCGTTGGGCCGCCAGATCCGGCCTCTCGCCGTCTTGCGACAGCCGCACAGGAAGGAGCGGTGATGGCGGCTTACGGGCCCGCCGGATCCGACCATGGGAGGGCTCCCGCAGCCCGGATCAAGGCCATCGTGAGGTCGGCGGTCTAGATCTGGCCACCCTCGTGGCGGGGCttgaggaaggcggcggcggcactagggagaggagagggcgaGACAAGAGGGTGTCTCGGTAGGCGGGGGTGGTGTGGAGAAGAGCCAGCATCGATCACTAAATAGTTGTTTCTCACGTACAGCTAATGTGACAGTAGACACTTGcacaaaaaaattaatgtgaATAGACACCGGGATGCCTTTCTTtcgaaaaatatatattaaactattttataaaatagtaaaatacaccactagtctatggactcggcaaaaatgaacactttagtccacgaactcgaaaaacgcacacttaaacctcTAAATTGGGattactgtgtcactttagtccaaaacgGTTTGTCCAGGCTTAAATACGCCACGTGGCCATCACGTCAGCTTCGGCCAGGACCGCGAGCAGCTATTTGATTTtctcaggattttttttgcaaaatcatcaTGCCCGAGCAGCTCGCGAGGGGCAAGGCGGCCTCGTCCAGACGAGGATCGTGACCCCTGAGAACCACGCcgttgcagccgccgcctcgcctaaGGTAGCCCATAATGCTTAATTTTGACGAGAGGATGCCGGTGAAAGGGTGAtcgaagccgacgtggcgggCACGTGGTGGGATTAAGCCTCGCCGAACcatttttggactaaagtgacacaataGTTCCAGTTTTAAGgatttaagtgtgcgtttttcgATTTcatggactaaagtgttcatttttgccgagttcatagtagtattagtttttttttttttgacttggGCGACCCCCATTTTTCATTGCATGCAATGAAAACAACACAAAGTCTTTTATAGCACCTGCAACTGACCAGCAGCAGAGGGAAATAGACTCCAGATCCCCCTGCTGCTACCAAGTCAAAAGAAGAACGGCAAAAAACCAACATCCCCctggagggagggagccggCTGAGGACAACATTTTAGGAAAGTATATCATAGTAGTATTAGTTAGCAGAAAAAGAGCATTTGCCCAAAATTTGGAGGGATCCATCGCTCAACTTTTGCGGCAACATGTCAGTATCCTTCCACCAAGCCAAGCTAACTCGATCGCGGGCATGTATAATGTCAAGGCGACAGCCAACAAACTCTGTTGGTGGCCAGGCGACACAGATATATAATTCGAGTTGGTACTTGGTAGGCAGATGCTCGATCCGGCGTCGCGTCGCGATCCAGCAATCCCAGTGGAGAAAACAAAGATGACGCTACGCCAAGGCCAGGCGGGGCTGCGGGAGAGCTAAGCAGGACCGGTCCACCGGGTGTCGCGAACAGAATCAGGGTACCTTCTCTCGTAGGTCATGTCACGTAGGTCGGCTTGGGGTTGGGGACGTGGCCGCGGATCCATTGGCAGTTGGTGACACGCCCGTGCCTACCGACGTCGGCAGTATGCGCCCGGCCGGGGGCGGAGTCGATTATGAGAGAGACCGCGCACGTACAGCCACCGCGCCGGACGGCAAGGGAAATGGCCAACGGGTCACGGCCGTCTTGCCGGCTGCTCGGCGAGGTGGGCCCAAGCGGAGCTAGATTACCAATTAAGGTAAGCACAGCGTTGGTTTATTCTGCCAACGACGCAGCCGGCACGACGTGGACCCGTGCGTACGTGCCGGCGTGGTGTGGAATTCTCCGGAACCTCGCGCGGTCGCCGGTCGCGCCCGTGTCGGGTACGCATTGCCCCTCCCCACCTGCGGACGGCGGAAGGAAGGCTCGCACGCACCGGTAGATTTCTCGGAGATTTGCTCGATCCAGCTTTTCGCAATCTTATTTTTAACTCAACGAGTGTGTGCCCATGAAAATCCTCGTATCGTGCTGTGTTGTGGAGGCCGCCGAGAGGGGCCTCCGCCACTGGTTGTTGATTATTTTCATGGGGTTTGGTGATCACGATGTTCATTCTTACCCCGAGAGCATGTCGTGTCGTATACGATTTAATAAGAGAAAGGAAGAATACCCACTTGATTAACACCAATAATATGCAAAACTCTCATCCATTGACTTGACAAAAATGGTGCTTATtcctaaataaaaaaatggtgCTTAAGTACTACTACTCATTTCTTTACACGCCAACGCCCTAAGCGTGGAATTTGAAATATAAAATCCATTTGGCGGAAATTCCGAATATAAAAGGACAAACAAGAGGCAAAGCAGCCAGGAAAGACCGAGAAGACCCAGtccacttcctcctccgcctaaATCGATTCGAGGCGCAAATGCAACCAACTAGTCCAGCAGCAGCCAACAAACTAGGAGTACAAACTCCTCCACCGCCCAGACCAAGATCCGGCTAGCGCTTTACCACACACATCGGGACgggggcgccgccaccgccaccgccatggccgccaccACATCCTCCTCGCTCCACCCCCACCACCGCGCGCGCCTCCGTTCCCGCGCCGGGCcgctcctcgccgtcgtcgtcgtctccgtccTCGCCCTCACCGGGCTCCTCCGCGCCAGCCGCCgggacggcgccgccgccgacctagCCCCGCTCTCCGCCGCCCGGGCTCGCGAGGCCTCGAACCGCACCATCGCGCAGCGCAAGATCCTGCTGGACCCGGCCTTCACCCCGCGCCTGCCGCGCCACAGcgcgctctccctctccctcgccaGCCGCAACGCGCTGCCGCCCCGCAACGCCGCCCGCTTCCCGCGCCTCCCCGACGGCCACCTCAAGGTCGTCCTCTACGTCCACAACCGGCCCCGCTAcctccgcctcgtcgtcgACAGCCTCTCCCGCGTCGACGGCATATCCGAGGCGCTGCTCATCGTCAGCCACGACGGCTACTTCCCCGAGATGGACGAGATCGTGCAGGGCATCAGCTTCTGCCAGGTCAAGCAGATCTTCGCGCCCTACTCGCCGCACCTCTTCCCCGACGCCTTCCCCGGCGTCTCGCCCGGTGACTGCCGCGACAAGGACAAGGCCACCGAGAAGAGGTGCCGGGGCGACCCGGACCAGTACGGCAACCACCGCTCCCCCAGAATCGTGTCGCTCAAGCACCACTGGTGGTGGATGATGAACACCGTGTGGGATGGGTTGGAGGAGACCCGGGACTTCGATGGTCACATCCTCTTCATAGAGGAGGACCACTACATCTTCCCCAACGCTTACCGGGACGCACAGCTGCTCGTGGATTTGAAGCCAAAGAAGTGCCCTCAATGCTATGCTGTCAATTTGGCGCCGTCCGATGTCAAGGCCAGAGGGGAAGGTTGGGAGAGCTTGATTGCTGAGAAGATGGGTAACATTGGCTATGCTTTCAATAGAACTGTGTGGAGGAAGATTCATGCCAAGGCTAAGCAGTTCTGCACATTTGATGAGTACAATTGGGATATAACAATGTGGGCTACTGTGTATCCATCGTTTGGAGCTCCTGTTTACAGTCTGAGGGGACCTAGGAGGAGTGCTGCACATTTTGGCAAGTGTGGCCTGCACCAAGGCCAAGACTCGAGCAATGTCTGTGTGGATAATGGTGTGGGAGCTGTAGAACTAGATGCCATCGATAAGGTTCCCAACATCAAAGCAGATTGGCCAGTTCACATCATCAGGAAGCAACAGGGGTATCAGGCTGGTTTCAAAGGATGGGGTGGTTGGGGCGATCGGCGTGATCAGGAGCTTTGTTTGAGTTTTGCATACATGTATCATGTTAAAGACCCATCGCCTACATGATGGGGGTATAGGCACACGAATTTTGGCATTCACGATGCCTCTGTTGTAGTGTTGTTTGGCATCTGTCGATTGATTCAGGCACAGTTTGTGATATAAGCATTCACCTTTTTCTCAATTTTGTAGAatagatttttgttttgtcttaAAGACATTGCTTGAGATTTGGGTCATCCTTCCCAAAGTGTATGATTTACTTTAACTCACTGATATGGATATAGTTTTCTGTTTTAAGATCATTTGCAACATTTATTATTAAGAACCTATCATTTTttactttgtttgtttgaggCATTGATTCTTGTACACCTTTAGTACTCAAGGATGCTTAATGGTTATTGATGGTCAGTTCCTCTTATGGTTTTACTATTTCTAATGATTTCAGTATCTCCTGTCCGCTGTATGATTTGAAACTAATTTCAGTAATATTGTATCTACAATATTCCATATTGATTGGTCATGGTATGCCTGTTTATATCTTCTTCAGTTTCACACACTTCTTGTCTGGTGTTTCTATTCTTAGCTAATTGTACGGAGTACTTATTTAGATGTCATTTACTCTTGCTTTACCATTCATTGTGAAGATTATAACTTGTTCGCACAGTGAAATCGAGAGGACCTAATTAGCTAAGGAAGGAGTTATGCGGTGTACAATCTGGTATGCATAGTATGTTTATATTGCTGTGCATGCCTGGCTCGCAAACCATAACAGAACTCCTCTCCGCTGGTACATTCAACACATCTATTAGAATGGCTGGAGGGCTGTTTATTAACACATCTTCACCATTTCTAACAGTAAGCATCATATTTCCTTACAATTCTTATATTTAGGCTAGATAATTATTCTTCATACGCCTGTGTATGATACCTCCTGCTTATTTTGTAAGAATATGAAATGCCAGATGTTGCATCATCTGATTTTGATTGAGTCGCATGTCAATTCTGGTCTTGGGCTCACAAGTTCTTACAGGAAGATGGGTTATTTACACTCTGCTAGCTTATGGTGTCATTCCAAGCCTGCTGTGAACACTAATCAAGTACTCCGTCcgtctattacatgtatctagacgccttttaaacatagatacattcatatttggacaaatttgagtcacttaatatgggacggagagagtagttgATTAGTTCTGTGGGCTTATGGTCTATTTGAAAAATCCATAATGAGATTTGCTTTCGGGGGAGCAGTGGAAGGACATATCCGAGGTCTGGTGCCTCATGATCAAGATGGTGCATCAATGGAAGCTTCGAAGCTTCTCTGCAAGGCCTCTCAAACAACTATCATGGACGGAAGCCTGTGCTTGCTGGACAAAAGCATCATCTTTCACTGGAAACTACAAAAGCAACATCCAACTTCAACCTGGCGGCCTCTGCACACAGAACCTCCAATATATCAGAAAATAAAACCTATTTTTACAGTATGAGAATTTGGTCCAGAGGGCAATTGCTGAAATGCTGAGAATTGCCTGGTGAAACTTTTTTCTCATGACACTCGCCGCAACTATCTAGCAGCACACACGAACTGGTTCAGCAGTGCTCATTCGGCACGATCATCGATCTGCCGTACCTGTACCTCTTCCGTTTCTGTTACtatgtactccgtatcttTCGATCCCAAGGCAGCACTCAGCTTTCCTCTGGGAACTAATTTCAGGTTACCTTATGAATGTTTTGGTTGCATtttcataaaataaaaaatgatatATACGTAATCTAGAGCTATGAGCAGATAAAAATGAGCAAATAAAATCACCGAAAGAGATTAGCTTGACTGAAATGTTCATCTAAACCAGGGTTAGCAAATTCAAACATAAGGGAAAGATCGAAATCTAGAAATTCATTACAGACGATTCTCGGATCGCCGAATTGCAAACTAAAAATTCAGAGAGAAGTAAAGTACAGCAGCCTCTGGCCACTCATTCTTCGTCCTCGGCCTCCTTCAGAttgagctcgccgccgcctagcTCCTCGTCTGCCGGGGGAGCGCCGTCGACGGCCGCCACGTCAGCCGGTGCGGCAGCCACGGGACTGGGGTTGCAGCCGGCAGATGCCACATCAGCCGCCGGGTCGGCTTTGGGGTCGCTTCCGCCAAGCACCACTTCAGCTGGCAGGTTGAGGACGGCCCCAATCCCGAGCGCCACGGGGTTGGGGGCCGCCGGTGGGGGGTTGTTGCTTGCAGCCGCGGGGATGTTGGCCGCTGCGGGGTCGTCGGCCGCCGCAGGGTTGAAGGCTGCCGGAGAGCCGCCGTCACCAGCCGCCGCAGGTAGGGGATTGGGGCCGACGCCGCCAGTCCCCACCTCAGCCTGCAGGTCGGCCGCCGGAGAGCCGCCGTCACCATTGGAGCCGACGCCGCCCAGCCCCACCTCAGCCTGCATGTTGAGATCAGCCGCCGGAGGATTAATTGCAGCCGCAGGGATGATTGCCGCCGGATGATTCATTGCAGCCGCGGGGATGATTAACGCCGGAGGGGCGACGTCGTCGGCCGCCGGAGGGACGCCGTCATCGGCCGCAGCGGGTGGGAGATTGGGGCCGTCCCCGAGTTCCACTTCCTAAGCCTGCTCAGCCGGATGGTTACGGTTGTAGAACCACACCAGGGTCCATACCACTTGTTGCAGAACAGAGGAGGCTATCCCAACCACGTTCGGTCCCTGCGAGATTAGTGCCGAAGAAGACTGGGTTATCCAATCGGGAATTTTTAGATGAACTATCCAATCGGGAATAAGGGGCAGAAAGAAAAGTTAGACTATGTATCGTACCAGTACAAAGCTGTTCAGCTTATCAACGCAAGCGTAAATCGTCCAGATCAATCCATTGAGAAAGGATGTTGAGTTTTCCAGAATTGACATCCTACCCAGTTCTTTGGTGATGAAAAGCTCGTACTGCAAAGATAGATGCGTAGATGTTAAATATGATACACACTATACGAACATGAAACTAGGACAAGTTTTACTTACCGCTATTTTTATGGGTATAACATACATTATTCCTCCTGAAATAGCTGCGAAGCAGCCGACGAAAAGTATAGACCAAGCCTTTTGCACTATCACTTTGACTATTGCCATGAAAAGAATAACCAATATCATGGCAATAACCAAAATGAGCACAATCAAGGGAATGACTCGGCCACCCACAGCATACCTAAACCAAATGGTGATATAAATGGACTCCACAACAATACCAACCATGTTGGCCACCATTACAGGCATGTTTGAAAAGGATGGAAATGTTGGTAGCCCATATATTAGCCACATGGCGCTATTGAATAGCACGGCTACATACGGATATGGTTTTATGGCCCCAACATTCTGATTTTGATAAATTCTCATGAAAATTGGCCTACATCAAATAAGACAAAATAAATTGACAAATCTGTGCATAGATCGAAAAAGtcaacaaaataaatgatCAATTAAAGCATAGAACAATAACCAATGCATTGGATGTTCAGTGGAAGCAGGCGGCAGTGGTAGGATGGGATATGGGGACACACTAATTTTGAGGGcccaagaaagagaaaaaggaacaaacaGGCCCTCTAATTGTTAAGGgcccaagaaagaaaaaaggaacaaagaGGCCCTCTAATTTTTGGGGCCcaacaaagagaaaaaaaagcctGTATAACGCTACTGCAGCAACTTCAAGGCGGCCAGGGGATCGATCTATCCACCTCAAATTGTAGGCACGTACACCCGGGAAAAAGAAACAGCAAGAACAAAGTTTTGGACTAACGCGGAACAAAGCGCGCCATCACAGGGCTAGCTATATCATATGGCGAGCCATCAGtagtagaaaagaaaaaagttttATATGGAGAAACCATCAGGGCCACCTGTGATGGCTAAGGTATACTGATGCAACTCACGGTCACGGCACCGGCGGCCGCTTGGAATGGCTGGCTATACGGTACAACTAACGTGGTGAACATACCACAGCGTGAAGATTAGATGGAAAGGCTTACACGGGGGAGAGGATCAGCGCGAGTGCGGTAAAAACGCCGGCGTAGCCAATCTTCATCTGCATGCTGTGCAGCCTTTGGGCCACGGCGTCCATCGCCGTCTCCGCCACAGTGTCCATCAGCGTCGCGGCAACcattcttgagcttctcacgTCCGCGCTTTGGTGGTGTGGTAGTGTGGAGTCTGTGGTTGCTCTTGGGTGAGGAGGCATCAAGCAAGGGGTCAGGGTCTTAAAgcccagccagccagccagccagccagccagtgGCAGTCTCGACGCTGCAGCAGGCAGCAACACTTTTGTTCAAAGTTTTTtgtcctcttttctttttccatcacctatctctccctccctctcgtAACACACAAACACTAGGCGAATCAATTTCAAGCCCAACCAGTACTAGTCTTCACTGCAGCAGGATACATATTTTGTACAAATATTATTTTGtcgtattttctttttccatgaCCTTTGTCGTGACACGCAAAACATCAAACAAGTTTATTTCACTATATATTTGTATTATATTTAGACATGCATCGCAGTATATTTTAAAACGAGAAAACACTgcctctgcatcgattgatACACACAACCGTTGTATTAAAACATTACAGGACAAAAAGAAGTAAGCCAGAATAAAGAGTAAAATAAACTTGTAGTTctaatattattgacgagGTGCCATGTTAGTACTAAAATTACTAAAATGCATATTTACGTCCCAATTTTTGTTAACTGGGTCATCACAGGTCCTAAGCTCGTCCAAGAGTGTTTGACCAGCCTACGTGCCGTGCTGACCGAATACACGTCACCTAAGGTGGCCGATGGACATGACTGCCGCTGTAAAATTTAGAGTAGAATGCACCCTCTGTCCTAATAGTATTGAcgaggtgtcaagttagtcctaaaattactaaaatGCATATCTAAGTCCTATTATTTTTGTTAAGTGGGTCACGATAGGTGGTAACCTTGTTCACCACGACGCATTCGGCCACCCCCGCAATCCCCAATGATCTCTAAGCTACATCGCCTTGATCATCTTGTTCCGCGGTACACTGGAATTCAGgacctaaatatgcagtttagtaattttaaGATTAATCTGACACCTTctcaataatattaggaccgcAGGTGCGTTTTACTCCTAAATAAACATCAAACTAGCCTCAGGTCGGTGTGCCATCCAAATCGGCTGAAAAAATTCAGTATCTTCTGTCTCTAACCTGTTGCACCCAAATTTCATAGACTCCTTGACCACCATGGAAGCAGGAGGGACCAAGTACAAAGCGAATGAGCCACCCCTAAAATAACCCGCAAAAGAAGAACGTTTTCTCGCTAAAAACTTAATCGTTTATGCAGTTCCAATTGATCAACAAATCGCACAAGCGCCAACAAAATAAGCGACATGCATGTGATCCCAAAAAATTTTTAACCCTGACTACTAATTTACATCATGTATGAATGAATGACCCGCTAGAGAACCAACAAATCGTAGAAAATAAAAAGCTAGCTCAAATGATCTAAACTGTTATCCGTGTATCAATAATAATCAAGTAAAACTTTAATATTGCATTATGATTTATGACCGCGAAAATCATACCTACTAATATAACTTGGCATACGCACGGCTATGAGACAAGCAACTGATCTACCAAATCTGCATGTCACTTGAATTTTGTTTACAAATGTGATCGGTCAACCGTGCCATGTAAGGAGCACCTAGAAATAATCGATAATTCGGATGCAAAAGTTGATCGACAAGCCGACATGTGATCTAACCTTGAGTTCTGgatttgaataaaaaaaatcacatacaaaaaaaataatgtcTCATACTAAAACATATTTGATTCGATATTACTTTCGTACTACAGTTCTGAGATTGATTAATTCTACTCTTCCAGATATACTGGGTTTTGATTAATCATGTCTTTGTAACgaccaataaaaaaaaacccgacaTATTTATCTTAATGGGAGTTTTATTGAAGAATGCCACATCAAGAAGATACACCAAACACCACTTTGAGAtttgaaaacagaaaacattAACACCATGAGTCTCTGTAGAACTAGATTAACCAATCTAATATTCTAGGCACGCCCATCAGGAAAGGATGTCTTCTATAAAAGCGATAGCAAAACAGAACCCACAAGGTGCAACGAAAAGGCCTATATTACCCAAAACACGTCCGGTGACAAGCAGCGCTCGACCAGCCTTGGTTGTCGGGTGGGAGAGGTCGCACTGCACCATTACTTCGACGGCACTGGCGCCAATGACAAGCGCGACCTAGGCCAAGAAGCACAAGCAGAGCAATTTGCTACGTTCCTCGGGCtgtgctgctgccgcggcgaGGTTGtcgtcgacgatgtcgttctGAGGTGCCACTTTGCGTTCTATCCATGCCCGGAAAATACACCAACGATTGGGTTGTGCTTCCACGGCGACGTCAACGACGACACCGCCTGGATCAGGGTTTTCGATGTCGGCCATCTCTATGCTCTCCACGGTGCCGATCTGATCAACGGGACCAAAGCTGCAACTTGGATTGATCCAATGGCTTTATATAGAAAGAGGCCCCAACTGGCATGGACTAACCGACTAGCTAGAAATCCTCTAATCTAGTACACTACGATCCTTCAATTTATCTCTAAAAAACAGCTCAATTAACAAATCCGTAacaaactcttttttttt includes:
- the LOC100832652 gene encoding alpha-1,6-mannosyl-glycoprotein 2-beta-N-acetylglucosaminyltransferase, producing the protein MAATTSSSLHPHHRARLRSRAGPLLAVVVVSVLALTGLLRASRRDGAAADLAPLSAARAREASNRTIAQRKILLDPAFTPRLPRHSALSLSLASRNALPPRNAARFPRLPDGHLKVVLYVHNRPRYLRLVVDSLSRVDGISEALLIVSHDGYFPEMDEIVQGISFCQVKQIFAPYSPHLFPDAFPGVSPGDCRDKDKATEKRCRGDPDQYGNHRSPRIVSLKHHWWWMMNTVWDGLEETRDFDGHILFIEEDHYIFPNAYRDAQLLVDLKPKKCPQCYAVNLAPSDVKARGEGWESLIAEKMGNIGYAFNRTVWRKIHAKAKQFCTFDEYNWDITMWATVYPSFGAPVYSLRGPRRSAAHFGKCGLHQGQDSSNVCVDNGVGAVELDAIDKVPNIKADWPVHIIRKQQGYQAGFKGWGGWGDRRDQELCLSFAYMYHVKDPSPT
- the LOC112271702 gene encoding collagen alpha-1(III) chain-like, translated to MNHPAAIIPAAAINPPAADLNMQAEVGLGGVGSNGDGGSPAADLQAEVGTGGVGPNPLPAAAGDGGSPAAFNPAAADDPAAANIPAAASNNPPPAAPNPVALGIGAVLNLPAEVVLGGSDPKADPAADVASAGCNPSPVAAAPADVAAVDGAPPADEELGGGELNLKEAEDEE
- the LOC112271434 gene encoding bidirectional sugar transporter SWEET7b-like, whose translation is MWLIYGLPTFPSFSNMPVMVANMVGIVVESIYITIWFRYAVGGRVIPLIVLILVIAMILVILFMAIVKVIVQKAWSILFVGCFAAISGGIMYVIPIKIAYELFITKELGRMSILENSTSFLNGLIWTIYACVDKLNSFVLGPNVVGIASSVLQQVVWTLVWFYNRNHPAEQA